A window from Fragaria vesca subsp. vesca linkage group LG5, FraVesHawaii_1.0, whole genome shotgun sequence encodes these proteins:
- the LOC101311971 gene encoding heat shock 70 kDa protein-like: MTISKLQQLAEDDLGCLVKEIVITVPSFFTNLQRKSMIDADTITGLDVLQILNEGSALAIHYAVEKQVSRKKRILILDISAETVDVSICMLEKGLCEVVATVGDTSLGGVDFDNKILE; this comes from the coding sequence ATGACCATCTCGAAGTTGCAACAACTTGCAGAAGATGATCTAGGTTGCCTTGTCAAGGAGATAGTGATCACTGTGCCTTCATTCTTCACCAATCTTCAGAGAAAATCGATGATTGATGCCGATACTATAACCGGTCTTGATGTGCTCCAAATCCTAAATGAGGGATCCGCATTGGCTATACACTATGCGGTAGAGAAACAAGTGTCCAGGAAGAAAAGAATATTGATTTTGGACATTAGTGCAGAGACAGTTGATGTATCTATTTGTATGTTGGAGAAAGGACTGTGTGAAGTGGTGGCTACTGTAGGAGATACATCTCTAGGAGGTGTGGATTTTGACAACAAGATTCTAGAATAA